The following are encoded together in the Hyalangium ruber genome:
- a CDS encoding OmpA family protein: MSLPIHRRGGGARWGVALVLVGLAVASAHAQESSPLPNFSLERLELNPGRGPVVLSGAELLSARELRVVLVGHYQRKPLSVYSEGQRLSLVKDRATAVLALAYGVLPWLELGAGLPVVALQQGDDLTAQGISSPSSSGVGSPWLQGRLGLLSEASEDLVDVALKVGVGLPVGSTSVLAREAGTSVGAQVMVGKRLGLVAPVLEAGVLLRPSVALGDASGSQDEVGNELRVGAGVTTVTSPLRGELGLRATFSQGRTTATVEALAGARYAPVPTMEVFAVGGMGFGQEPGTPQFRVLIGLAFTLAPDPPPEPEIIYEFVTPVRPRRPEAPSEEEEADSEASPPESSAPSSAPPAPSRLASPEADTDGDGVVDVLDACVRERGSPEHHGCAADMPQLVTLTRERLVLNGQVFFETGSATAPENSRVLDRAAQVLQEHPEIPLVVIEGHTDAVGGPDYNQALSKERAEAVRRYLIERGVPADRLRARGFGAARPVDTNATEQGRESNRRVEVHLRLGNPTAVMTSEPPR, translated from the coding sequence ATGTCCTTGCCCATCCATCGACGAGGGGGCGGCGCCCGTTGGGGTGTGGCGCTGGTGCTCGTGGGGCTCGCCGTGGCCTCGGCCCACGCCCAGGAGTCGTCGCCGCTGCCGAACTTCTCGCTGGAGCGCCTGGAGCTCAACCCGGGACGTGGGCCCGTGGTGCTGAGCGGCGCGGAGCTGCTCTCGGCCCGGGAGCTGCGCGTCGTGCTGGTGGGCCATTACCAGCGCAAACCGCTCTCGGTGTACAGCGAGGGGCAGCGGCTGTCGCTCGTGAAGGACCGCGCCACGGCGGTGCTGGCGCTGGCGTATGGCGTGCTGCCGTGGCTCGAGCTGGGCGCGGGGCTGCCGGTGGTGGCGCTGCAGCAGGGCGATGACCTCACCGCGCAGGGCATCTCCTCTCCGTCGAGCAGCGGCGTCGGCTCGCCCTGGCTCCAGGGCCGCCTGGGGTTGCTCAGCGAGGCTTCCGAAGATCTCGTGGACGTGGCGTTGAAGGTGGGCGTGGGCCTGCCGGTGGGCAGCACGTCGGTGCTGGCACGCGAGGCGGGCACGAGCGTCGGGGCCCAGGTGATGGTGGGCAAGCGCCTGGGCCTGGTGGCGCCCGTGCTCGAAGCCGGGGTGCTGCTGCGCCCCTCCGTCGCGCTGGGGGATGCCTCGGGCTCACAGGATGAGGTGGGCAACGAGCTGCGCGTGGGGGCGGGGGTGACCACGGTGACTTCGCCGCTGCGAGGCGAGCTGGGCCTGCGCGCGACGTTCTCCCAGGGCCGCACCACCGCCACCGTGGAGGCCCTGGCTGGAGCGCGCTATGCGCCCGTGCCGACGATGGAGGTGTTCGCCGTGGGAGGCATGGGCTTTGGCCAGGAGCCGGGCACCCCGCAGTTCCGCGTGCTCATCGGCCTGGCCTTCACCCTCGCGCCCGATCCCCCGCCCGAGCCTGAGATCATCTACGAGTTCGTCACGCCCGTGCGGCCGCGCAGGCCCGAGGCCCCGTCCGAGGAAGAGGAGGCTGACTCCGAGGCTTCGCCTCCCGAGTCTTCCGCGCCGAGCTCCGCGCCTCCCGCGCCCAGCAGGCTCGCGTCTCCGGAAGCCGACACCGACGGGGATGGCGTGGTGGATGTGCTGGATGCGTGCGTGCGGGAGCGAGGCTCGCCGGAGCACCATGGGTGCGCGGCCGACATGCCGCAGCTCGTCACCCTCACCCGCGAGCGGCTCGTGCTCAACGGTCAGGTCTTCTTCGAGACGGGCAGCGCCACGGCGCCCGAGAACTCGCGCGTGCTGGACCGGGCGGCGCAGGTGCTCCAGGAGCACCCGGAGATTCCGCTCGTCGTCATCGAGGGTCACACGGACGCGGTGGGCGGCCCCGACTACAACCAGGCGCTCTCGAAGGAGCGCGCCGAGGCGGTGCGCCGCTACCTCATCGAGCGGGGCGTGCCCGCGGACCGGCTGCGGGCCCGGGGCTTCGGCGCGGCGCGGCCCGTCGACACCAACGCCACCGAGCAGGGCCGCGAGAGCAACCGCCGCGTCGAGGTACACCTGCGGCTCGGCAACCCCACGGCGGTGATGACCTCCGAACCGCCACGCTAA
- a CDS encoding glucose-6-phosphate isomerase, which produces MSQRELWERYKKYLCVCPSLGFSLDVSRMKFTEDFLEQMRWPMEAALDAMEALEQGALSNPDEKRRVGHYWLRAPETAPEAEIGRGIRDTLADVHWFAEELHAGRIAPQTAERFTHLLVIGIGGSALGPQLVADALGTSADAMRIFFFDNTDPDGMDRVLTQLGDKLPETLTLVISKSGGTKETRNGMLEAERAYQGRKLDFGAHAVAITGENSELDRYAKKNSWLRTFPMWDWIGGRTSVLSAVGLLPARLQGLDVDGLLSGAREMDRATRNRDVMKNPAAVMALMWHHASNGRGAKDMVLLPYKDRLQLFSKYLQQLVMESLGKELDKDGKVVNQGLAVYGNKGSTDQHAYVQQLREGVHNFFATFIEVLKDREGPSMKVEEDTTTGDYLVGFLLGTRRALYEKDRESMTLTVPDVSARSLGALIALYERAVGIYASLVNINAYHQPGVEAGKKAAGVVLEIQRKLLSHLRGQKGQAQTAEQLAAAVGAADEVETVFKVLEHLAANPDHGVTRAEAATPFEARFSVA; this is translated from the coding sequence ATGAGCCAGCGTGAGCTGTGGGAGCGGTACAAGAAGTACCTGTGCGTCTGCCCGTCCTTGGGGTTCTCGCTGGACGTTTCGCGCATGAAGTTCACGGAGGACTTCCTGGAGCAGATGCGCTGGCCCATGGAGGCCGCCCTCGATGCCATGGAAGCGCTGGAGCAGGGCGCCCTGTCCAACCCGGACGAGAAGCGCCGGGTGGGCCACTACTGGCTGCGCGCTCCGGAGACGGCCCCCGAGGCGGAGATCGGCCGAGGCATCCGCGACACGCTGGCGGACGTCCACTGGTTCGCCGAGGAGCTGCACGCCGGCCGCATCGCGCCGCAGACGGCCGAGCGCTTCACGCACCTGCTCGTCATCGGCATTGGCGGCTCGGCGCTGGGGCCGCAGCTGGTGGCGGACGCGCTGGGAACGAGCGCGGATGCGATGCGCATCTTCTTCTTCGACAACACGGACCCGGACGGCATGGACCGGGTGCTGACGCAGCTCGGCGACAAGCTGCCGGAGACGCTCACCCTGGTCATCAGCAAGTCGGGCGGCACCAAGGAGACGCGCAACGGCATGCTGGAGGCCGAGCGCGCCTACCAGGGCCGCAAGCTCGACTTCGGCGCGCACGCGGTGGCCATTACCGGTGAGAACAGCGAGCTGGACCGGTACGCGAAGAAGAACAGCTGGCTGCGCACCTTCCCCATGTGGGACTGGATTGGCGGGCGTACCTCGGTGCTGTCGGCGGTGGGCCTGCTGCCGGCGCGGCTGCAGGGGCTGGACGTGGACGGGCTCTTGTCGGGCGCGCGGGAGATGGACCGGGCCACGCGCAACCGCGACGTGATGAAGAACCCGGCGGCGGTGATGGCGCTCATGTGGCACCACGCCAGCAACGGGCGCGGCGCCAAGGACATGGTCCTGCTTCCTTATAAGGACCGGCTGCAGCTGTTCTCCAAGTACCTCCAGCAGCTCGTGATGGAGTCGCTGGGCAAGGAGCTGGACAAGGACGGCAAGGTGGTGAACCAGGGCCTGGCCGTCTACGGCAACAAGGGCTCCACCGACCAGCACGCCTACGTGCAGCAGCTCCGCGAAGGGGTCCACAACTTCTTCGCCACCTTCATCGAAGTGCTCAAGGACCGCGAGGGCCCCTCCATGAAGGTGGAGGAGGACACCACCACCGGCGACTACCTGGTGGGCTTCCTGCTGGGCACGCGGCGGGCACTGTACGAGAAGGACCGCGAGTCGATGACGCTCACCGTGCCGGACGTGAGCGCGCGCTCGCTCGGGGCGCTCATCGCGCTGTACGAGCGGGCGGTGGGCATCTACGCCTCGCTGGTAAACATCAACGCCTACCACCAGCCGGGCGTCGAGGCCGGGAAGAAGGCGGCCGGCGTGGTGCTGGAGATCCAGCGCAAGCTGCTCTCACACCTGCGCGGCCAGAAGGGCCAGGCGCAGACGGCGGAGCAGCTCGCCGCCGCCGTGGGCGCCGCGGACGAGGTGGAGACCGTCTTCAAGGTGCTGGAGCACCTGGCGGCCAACCCGGACCACGGGGTGACGCGCGCCGAGGCCGCCACCCCGTTCGAGGCCCGCTTCAGCGTGGCGTAA
- a CDS encoding beta-propeller fold lactonase family protein: MPFAPRSLLLWSLLLVWVFPLTVRAQGSFVNWENPHVHPLELTPDGSRLLAVNTADNRLLVFDLTGPGREPRLVATIPVGLEPVSVRARSNTEAWVVNHISDSVSIVNLTTLNVVATVPTDDEPADVVFAGWPIKRAFITCSQVNTVLVVDPNWPLAAPRRVKILGEDPRALAVSPDGRKVYAAIFESGNATTVLSGGGTLEGLFPPNVVSDPLGPYGGINPPPNAGSAFNPPIRSGLPTPPPGPLIVRKNAQGRWMDDNAHDWTALVSGPNAAASGRPVGWDMPDRDLAIIDASSLSVSYARGLMNLNMALAVHPSGVITVVGTDSTNEVRFEPNVNGRFLRVRLAAVYPTAPGLVWQKDLNPHLTYVTPTLPQSERDKSIGDPRAIVWNALGTRGYVAGMGSNNVVVVGANGQRLGQLDVGEGPTGLALDEQRGRLYVLNRFAASVSVVSVQDLQERARVPFFDPTPAAIKMGRKHLYDTRRTSGLGHISCASCHVDARIDRLGWDLGDPSGEMNPLTGQNKGMGIPGLTTGFEPVHPMKGPMTTQTLQDIIGKEALHWRGDRAGLEDFNPAFMHLQGDDVMLSPAEMQQFKDFLATLTFPPNPFRNLDNTLPTHLPLTGRYTTGRFAPAGQQLPNGNAVRGLALFRPPRLLGLGAFACSTCHTLPSGLGTNMTWDGTRFVPLAPGPNGESHLGLVAADPSTNIVFKVPQLRNLYDKEGMELTHTESLAGFGFSHHGVSDSIARFIAAPAFQVQSDQELADLTAFMLAFSGSELPHGSETTVLEPPGPDSKDTHAAVGQQVTLRTPWPGSEQSALLDTFLSLADSGKVGLVVKGRQGGRQRGYTYRGGGDFQSDRAHERVSAAQLRSRAGLGSELTWTVVPKGTQWRIGVDRDEDGVLDGDE, translated from the coding sequence ATGCCCTTCGCCCCTCGCTCCCTCTTGCTGTGGAGTCTCCTCTTGGTATGGGTTTTCCCTCTCACCGTTCGAGCTCAGGGCTCGTTCGTGAATTGGGAAAACCCTCACGTCCATCCGCTGGAGCTGACACCGGATGGTTCGCGCTTGCTTGCCGTCAACACGGCGGACAATCGCTTGCTTGTCTTTGATTTGACCGGCCCCGGTCGTGAGCCGAGGTTGGTGGCCACCATCCCCGTGGGGCTCGAGCCGGTGTCGGTGCGCGCTCGCTCCAACACGGAGGCGTGGGTCGTCAATCACATCTCCGACAGCGTGAGCATCGTGAACCTCACCACGCTCAACGTGGTGGCCACCGTGCCTACCGACGATGAGCCCGCGGACGTCGTCTTCGCCGGCTGGCCCATCAAGCGGGCCTTCATCACCTGCTCCCAGGTCAACACGGTGCTGGTGGTGGATCCGAACTGGCCCCTGGCGGCTCCTCGGCGCGTGAAGATCCTGGGGGAGGATCCGCGCGCCCTGGCGGTGAGTCCGGACGGGCGCAAGGTGTACGCGGCCATCTTCGAGTCGGGCAACGCCACCACCGTGCTCAGCGGCGGCGGCACCCTGGAGGGCCTCTTTCCGCCCAACGTGGTGAGCGATCCGCTCGGCCCCTACGGCGGCATCAACCCGCCGCCCAACGCGGGCTCGGCGTTCAACCCGCCCATCCGCTCGGGGCTGCCGACGCCTCCTCCCGGGCCACTCATCGTGCGGAAGAACGCCCAGGGCCGGTGGATGGACGACAACGCCCATGACTGGACGGCGCTCGTCAGCGGTCCGAACGCGGCGGCCTCCGGGCGGCCGGTGGGCTGGGACATGCCGGACCGGGACCTGGCCATCATCGACGCGTCCTCGCTGTCGGTCTCCTATGCCCGGGGATTGATGAACCTGAACATGGCGCTGGCGGTTCACCCCAGCGGCGTCATCACCGTGGTGGGCACCGACTCCACCAACGAGGTGCGCTTCGAGCCGAACGTCAACGGCCGCTTCCTGCGCGTGCGGTTGGCCGCGGTGTACCCGACCGCGCCGGGCCTCGTGTGGCAGAAGGACCTGAACCCGCACCTCACGTACGTCACGCCCACGCTTCCTCAGTCCGAGCGCGACAAGTCCATCGGAGACCCGCGCGCCATCGTCTGGAACGCGCTGGGCACGCGCGGGTACGTGGCGGGCATGGGCTCCAACAACGTGGTGGTGGTGGGCGCCAACGGCCAGCGCCTGGGACAGCTGGACGTGGGCGAGGGGCCCACGGGCCTGGCGTTGGATGAGCAGCGCGGCAGGCTCTACGTGCTCAACCGCTTCGCCGCCAGCGTCTCGGTGGTGAGCGTGCAGGACCTCCAGGAGCGGGCCCGGGTCCCCTTCTTCGATCCGACGCCCGCGGCCATCAAGATGGGCCGCAAACACCTGTACGACACGCGTAGGACTTCAGGCCTGGGCCACATCTCGTGCGCTTCGTGCCACGTGGACGCGCGCATCGATCGGCTGGGGTGGGACCTGGGAGACCCGAGCGGGGAGATGAACCCGCTGACGGGCCAGAACAAGGGCATGGGCATCCCCGGGCTGACCACGGGCTTCGAGCCCGTCCACCCGATGAAGGGGCCAATGACGACGCAGACGCTCCAGGACATCATCGGCAAGGAGGCGCTGCACTGGCGTGGGGACCGCGCAGGGCTGGAGGACTTCAACCCGGCCTTCATGCACCTGCAGGGGGATGACGTGATGCTCAGCCCCGCGGAGATGCAGCAGTTCAAGGACTTCCTGGCCACGCTCACCTTCCCGCCCAACCCGTTCCGCAACCTCGACAACACGCTGCCCACCCACCTGCCGCTCACGGGCCGCTACACCACGGGCCGCTTCGCCCCCGCGGGGCAGCAGTTGCCCAACGGCAACGCCGTCCGCGGACTGGCGCTCTTCCGGCCGCCGCGCCTGCTGGGCCTGGGCGCCTTCGCCTGCTCCACCTGCCACACGCTGCCCAGCGGCCTGGGCACCAACATGACGTGGGATGGCACGCGCTTCGTGCCCCTGGCGCCGGGCCCGAACGGCGAGAGCCACCTGGGCCTCGTCGCCGCGGACCCCAGCACCAACATCGTGTTCAAGGTGCCGCAGCTGCGGAACCTCTATGACAAGGAGGGCATGGAGCTGACGCACACCGAGAGCCTCGCGGGCTTCGGCTTCAGCCACCACGGCGTGTCCGACTCTATCGCCCGCTTCATCGCCGCCCCCGCCTTCCAGGTGCAGAGCGACCAGGAGCTGGCGGACCTCACGGCCTTCATGCTGGCGTTCTCCGGCTCGGAGCTGCCGCACGGCTCGGAGACCACCGTGCTCGAGCCGCCCGGTCCCGACAGCAAGGACACCCACGCGGCGGTGGGCCAGCAGGTGACGCTGCGCACCCCGTGGCCGGGCTCGGAGCAGAGCGCCCTGCTGGATACCTTCCTCTCCCTGGCCGACAGCGGCAAGGTGGGGCTGGTGGTGAAGGGTCGGCAGGGCGGCCGGCAGCGCGGCTACACCTACCGCGGGGGCGGGGACTTCCAGTCCGACCGCGCCCATGAGCGGGTGAGCGCCGCGCAGCTTCGCAGCCGGGCCGGGCTCGGCAGCGAGCTGACGTGGACCGTGGTACCCAAGGGCACCCAGTGGCGCATCGGCGTGGACCGAGACGAGGACGGGGTGCTCGACGGCGACGAGTAG
- a CDS encoding cytochrome d ubiquinol oxidase subunit II: MPTELVLGFAVAGTFVLYSLFGGADFGGGVWDLLASGPRKAEQRALIAHALGPVWEVNHVWLIAGLVLLFSGFPRAFSALTVALHVPLTLLLLGIVFRGTAFTFRTYDARGDLVQRRWGLVFSVASLVSPVLLGMCVGAVVSGRIRVEGRVVVSGFFEPWLTPFALAVGVLALCLFAFLAAVYLTAEADSEPLREDFRRRALGAGVAVFLAALGVLLLARQGAPRVWQGLLHEPFALALHAVTALSALAAFALLWRRSFRLARVAAAVQAGFIVLGWAASQYPYLVVPDITLQATAASPAVQRVLLVALVVGILTVVPSIALLLRIFQSPPTRR, translated from the coding sequence ATGCCCACTGAGCTGGTGCTGGGCTTCGCGGTGGCGGGGACCTTCGTCCTCTACTCGCTCTTTGGCGGGGCGGACTTCGGCGGCGGGGTGTGGGATTTGCTCGCCTCGGGCCCTCGCAAGGCGGAGCAGCGCGCCCTCATCGCCCACGCCCTCGGCCCGGTGTGGGAGGTGAACCACGTCTGGCTCATCGCCGGGCTGGTGCTGCTCTTCAGTGGCTTTCCGCGCGCCTTCTCGGCGCTCACCGTGGCGCTGCACGTGCCGCTGACGCTGCTCCTGCTGGGCATCGTCTTCCGCGGCACGGCGTTCACCTTCCGCACGTATGACGCACGGGGGGACCTGGTGCAGCGGCGCTGGGGGCTCGTCTTCAGCGTGGCCAGCCTGGTGTCCCCCGTGTTGCTGGGCATGTGCGTGGGCGCGGTGGTGAGCGGCCGCATCCGCGTGGAGGGGCGCGTGGTGGTGAGCGGCTTCTTCGAGCCCTGGCTGACGCCGTTCGCCCTGGCGGTAGGCGTGCTGGCGCTCTGCCTCTTCGCGTTCCTGGCCGCCGTGTACCTCACCGCCGAGGCGGACTCCGAGCCGCTGCGAGAGGACTTCCGCCGCCGGGCCCTGGGCGCCGGCGTGGCCGTGTTCCTCGCCGCACTCGGGGTGCTGCTGCTGGCGCGCCAGGGTGCTCCGCGCGTGTGGCAGGGGCTGCTGCACGAGCCCTTCGCGCTGGCCCTGCACGCGGTGACGGCGCTCTCGGCCCTGGCCGCCTTTGCCCTGCTGTGGCGCCGCTCCTTCCGGCTGGCGCGCGTGGCCGCGGCGGTGCAGGCGGGCTTCATCGTGCTCGGCTGGGCCGCCTCGCAGTACCCCTACCTCGTGGTGCCGGACATCACCCTCCAGGCCACCGCGGCCAGCCCCGCCGTGCAGCGCGTTCTCCTCGTGGCGCTGGTCGTGGGCATCCTGACGGTGGTGCCCTCCATCGCCCTGCTGCTGCGCATCTTCCAGTCCCCGCCCACGCGGCGCTGA
- a CDS encoding cytochrome ubiquinol oxidase subunit I, translating into MDDLLYARAQMGMSLAFHIVFAAAGVALPVLMVLSDLKARRTGDADYRLLSYKLAKGTAILFAVGAVSGTVLSFELGLLWPEFMGQYGEVIGLPFSLEGVAFFTEAIFLGIYLYGRERVSPGLHLFSGVMVALSGAASAFFVTLVNVFMNDPSGFTPTPNGPTDIQPLVAMFSPGWPYQTAHVLLSCYQASAFAMAGIHAFVLLRHPGSAFHRKALSVALPLACVTALAQPLVGDFLAKHAAEAQPVKLAAMEGHFDTERGASLRVGGLPDMETATTPYSLEIPYGLSILAFGDPHAEVKGLKEFPREDWPPVAKVHLAFQLMVGTGSAMALLALVTLGLRWRKREWPSGPRMMRLWLLASPLGVLAMEAGWLVTEWGRQPWIIHGVMRTKDAVTPVPHLAAPFWTFTLVYLFLGAMVTFLLARQVAGTLPGRESDDAH; encoded by the coding sequence GTGGACGACCTGCTCTATGCGCGTGCGCAGATGGGGATGTCGCTGGCCTTTCACATCGTCTTCGCCGCGGCAGGCGTGGCGCTGCCGGTGTTGATGGTGCTCAGCGACTTGAAGGCGCGGCGGACGGGCGACGCGGACTACCGGCTGCTCAGCTACAAGCTGGCCAAGGGCACCGCCATCCTCTTCGCGGTGGGAGCGGTGAGCGGCACGGTGCTCTCGTTCGAGTTGGGCCTGCTGTGGCCCGAGTTCATGGGACAATACGGGGAAGTGATTGGCCTGCCCTTCAGCCTGGAGGGCGTGGCCTTCTTCACCGAGGCCATCTTCCTGGGCATCTACCTGTACGGGCGCGAGCGGGTGTCGCCGGGCCTGCACCTGTTCTCCGGGGTGATGGTGGCGCTGAGCGGGGCGGCGAGCGCCTTCTTCGTCACCCTGGTCAACGTCTTCATGAATGATCCGTCCGGCTTCACGCCGACGCCGAACGGCCCCACGGACATCCAACCCCTGGTGGCCATGTTCAGCCCGGGCTGGCCGTACCAGACGGCGCACGTGCTGCTCTCGTGCTACCAGGCGAGCGCCTTCGCCATGGCGGGCATCCACGCCTTCGTGCTGCTGCGCCACCCGGGCTCGGCCTTCCACCGCAAGGCGCTCTCGGTGGCGCTGCCCCTGGCGTGCGTGACCGCGCTCGCCCAGCCGCTCGTGGGCGACTTCCTGGCCAAGCACGCCGCGGAGGCCCAGCCGGTGAAGCTGGCCGCCATGGAGGGCCACTTCGACACCGAGCGCGGCGCCTCGCTGCGGGTGGGAGGCCTGCCGGACATGGAGACGGCCACCACGCCCTATTCGCTCGAGATTCCGTATGGCCTGTCCATCCTCGCCTTCGGGGATCCGCATGCGGAGGTGAAGGGGCTCAAGGAGTTCCCCCGAGAGGATTGGCCCCCGGTGGCCAAGGTCCACCTGGCCTTCCAGCTCATGGTGGGCACGGGCAGCGCCATGGCGCTGCTGGCCCTGGTGACGCTGGGGCTGCGGTGGCGCAAGCGCGAGTGGCCCTCGGGGCCGAGGATGATGCGGCTGTGGCTCCTGGCCTCTCCGCTGGGTGTACTGGCGATGGAGGCGGGGTGGCTCGTCACCGAGTGGGGCCGCCAGCCGTGGATCATCCACGGGGTGATGCGCACGAAGGACGCGGTGACGCCGGTGCCGCACCTGGCCGCGCCCTTCTGGACCTTCACGCTGGTGTACCTCTTCCTGGGAGCGATGGTGACGTTCCTGCTGGCACGCCAGGTGGCCGGCACGCTGCCCGGCCGGGAGTCGGACGATGCCCACTGA
- a CDS encoding phage holin family protein: protein MELESERLERSQLETLTTAELIRHAFAEAKLLVKAEVLHAKKELREEIKAARTSGILIGAAVTLVLCGLSALFVTIGLALPLTPWLGVLLVGVGLLLIAGGMAWFGVKKLPKKPLPHTQERLKTDFERARETLQ from the coding sequence GTGGAACTCGAATCGGAGCGTCTGGAGCGAAGCCAACTGGAGACGTTGACCACCGCCGAGCTCATCCGGCACGCCTTCGCCGAGGCGAAGCTGCTGGTGAAGGCCGAGGTGCTGCACGCCAAGAAGGAGCTGCGCGAGGAAATCAAAGCCGCGCGTACCAGCGGCATCCTCATCGGAGCGGCTGTCACCCTGGTGCTGTGCGGCCTGTCGGCGCTCTTCGTCACCATCGGACTGGCCCTGCCGCTGACGCCCTGGCTGGGCGTGCTGCTCGTCGGGGTGGGCCTGCTGCTCATCGCCGGCGGCATGGCCTGGTTCGGCGTGAAGAAGCTGCCGAAGAAGCCGCTGCCCCACACCCAGGAGCGCCTCAAGACCGACTTCGAGCGGGCGCGGGAGACACTGCAATGA